In Gordonia phthalatica, one genomic interval encodes:
- a CDS encoding DUF4440 domain-containing protein: MTGQDTDLAAVIDLERELLTSSTRSNGDRLRELLHEDFVEINCGGVVRNRAQSIEALLREDSSERLIMHDAVAARVGDGLIALRWRSERAGQGAVRTSLWRRDEVGWQLLRHQGTPIK; this comes from the coding sequence ATGACTGGGCAGGACACTGATTTGGCGGCAGTGATCGACCTCGAGCGGGAACTCCTGACTTCGAGCACTCGGTCCAACGGCGACCGTCTACGCGAGTTGCTGCATGAGGACTTCGTCGAGATCAACTGCGGCGGCGTGGTGCGCAATCGCGCGCAGTCCATCGAGGCACTGCTGCGGGAGGACTCCTCGGAGCGCCTCATCATGCACGACGCGGTGGCCGCGCGCGTCGGCGACGGCCTGATCGCGTTGCGGTGGCGTTCCGAGCGCGCGGGCCAAGGTGCGGTCCGGACGTCGCTCTGGCGACGCGACGAGGTCGGGTGGCAGCTCCTTCGGCACCAGGGCACACCGATCAAGTAG
- a CDS encoding PPA1309 family protein, translating to MTSSPDSAPAAFSQADLGNALAQCLAYTGDLPWGARPTLFALVPTTVLAAQAPGLIDPDDDSALSPVVQETDSDDLEELLTTVTWPSSVVGCALVSEITLLPPDAEADLDAALEPLLADPVAADEAARQAAQAHPGRQTARLAAGVLRNGKRVALLALRDGDAQSGELQTHPNLAPNLLDALAQTLHG from the coding sequence GTGACGTCATCGCCTGATTCCGCGCCCGCCGCATTCTCGCAAGCCGATCTCGGCAACGCCCTCGCCCAGTGTCTCGCCTACACCGGCGACCTGCCGTGGGGCGCCCGCCCGACACTGTTCGCGCTGGTCCCCACCACTGTCCTGGCCGCGCAGGCTCCCGGCCTCATCGATCCCGACGACGACTCCGCGCTGAGTCCCGTGGTCCAGGAGACCGACTCCGACGACCTCGAAGAACTGCTGACGACCGTCACCTGGCCGTCGTCCGTGGTGGGATGTGCCCTGGTCAGCGAGATCACACTCCTGCCGCCCGATGCGGAGGCCGATCTCGATGCGGCGCTGGAACCGTTGCTCGCCGATCCGGTCGCCGCGGACGAGGCCGCACGTCAGGCGGCGCAGGCCCATCCCGGTCGGCAGACCGCACGACTGGCCGCGGGCGTGCTCCGAAACGGCAAGCGGGTGGCGCTGCTGGCGCTCCGCGACGGCGACGCGCAGTCCGGCGAACTGCAGACGCACCCGAACCTGGCACCGAACCTGCTCGACGCTCTGGCGCAGACCCTGCACGGCTGA
- a CDS encoding UPF0182 family protein, which translates to MTGSTGRPTLSRRAKILLGIGVGILILVLVGPQVVALTTDWMWFSDVDYTSVMSTMITTRLVIFAVVALIVGAIVFGALFAAYRVRPDFVMLASPNDPLSRYRTAIGVRPKVSMLVPSAFIGIMAGLIAQGSWSTVQMFLHRESFGTTDPQFGLDIGFYAFTLPFLRMVLDILFISLVIAFIGNLITHYVFGGLRLGGGGRRGGLTRAARIQLAVIAGLFMIAKAVGYWFDRYDLLSNGRRGDIFTGASYTDINFVLPSKLILMAIAIVCALAFFAAIVLRDLRIPALAAVLMLVSALTIGVVWPAAMEQFSVKPSAVTKEAEYIQRNIAATTDAYRIRNGVDVTYEQNWASKPADPNKVNSDEATLSNIRILDPMVLSKAFEQRQQLKNFYGFPNQLALDRYTVTEKVDGSDQTVQRQRDFVVAARELDPSKYDDNQNNWINKHTVYTHGNGFIAAQANKVDEASGNDSRSDKGGQPVFLVSDSTTIGTDGYKSSPIQVKQPRIYFGELIAKVDPDYSIVGSLDGSDREYDGDDKTYTYTAKSGVPLSNMGTRLLYALKYGERNFLLSDQINDNSRLLYNRDPRDRVKKVAPWLTVDSKTYPAVMADGSIKWIVDGYTTLKNYPYAQRMSLADATADSRETTAGQTGRTQEDKEVSYARNSVKATVDAYTGEVTLYQFDTSDPVLKTWMKVFPGTVEPRSELDKKPDLLAHVRYPEDLFKLQRALLTKYHVSDAATFYRSNNFWTVPNDPTTDENRLQQPPYYFTAARPFDSGSQYQLTSVVTALNRPNLAAYMTVGSDPDGYGKISVKVLPTARQAMGPQQAWENMTSNGTVASDRKLVEDTTKVTYGNLLALNVGGNGLLYVQPMYTEAKAGNSSIPKLYRVLTYYNAASGADAANVGYAPTVAEALAQVGISPTAATAPEKDGGTPSTPGTPEQPKPPVEKPEKPSTGDNAARDAAVKEIGAALENVRKAQSSGDFKAYGEALDQLDKAVKKYESTGG; encoded by the coding sequence ATGACCGGATCGACCGGCAGGCCGACCTTGTCGCGTCGGGCCAAGATCCTCCTCGGAATCGGTGTCGGAATCTTGATTCTGGTGCTGGTGGGACCGCAGGTCGTGGCGCTGACGACCGACTGGATGTGGTTCTCCGACGTCGACTACACGAGCGTCATGTCGACGATGATCACCACTCGACTGGTGATCTTCGCGGTGGTCGCACTCATCGTGGGCGCCATCGTCTTCGGGGCGTTGTTCGCCGCGTACCGGGTGCGGCCGGACTTCGTGATGCTGGCCAGCCCCAACGATCCGCTGTCGCGGTACCGCACCGCGATCGGCGTGCGGCCGAAGGTCTCGATGCTGGTGCCGTCGGCGTTCATCGGCATCATGGCCGGGCTCATCGCGCAGGGCTCCTGGTCCACGGTCCAAATGTTCCTGCACCGTGAATCGTTCGGCACCACCGATCCGCAGTTCGGCCTCGACATCGGCTTCTACGCGTTCACGCTGCCGTTCCTGCGCATGGTTCTCGACATCCTGTTCATCTCCCTGGTGATCGCCTTCATCGGCAACCTGATCACCCACTACGTGTTCGGCGGCCTGCGGCTGGGCGGCGGCGGACGCCGCGGGGGACTCACCCGTGCAGCCCGCATCCAGCTGGCCGTGATCGCCGGCCTGTTCATGATCGCCAAGGCCGTCGGCTACTGGTTCGACCGCTACGACCTCCTCAGCAACGGCCGTCGCGGCGACATCTTCACCGGCGCCAGCTACACGGACATCAACTTCGTCCTGCCGTCCAAGCTGATCCTGATGGCGATCGCGATCGTGTGCGCACTTGCGTTCTTCGCCGCGATCGTGCTGCGCGATCTGCGGATCCCGGCTCTCGCCGCGGTTCTGATGCTGGTGTCGGCGCTGACGATCGGCGTCGTGTGGCCGGCCGCCATGGAGCAGTTCTCGGTGAAGCCGAGCGCCGTGACCAAGGAGGCCGAGTACATCCAGCGGAACATCGCGGCGACCACCGACGCCTACCGGATCCGCAACGGCGTCGACGTCACGTACGAGCAGAACTGGGCCAGCAAGCCCGCCGACCCGAACAAGGTGAACTCCGACGAGGCCACCCTCTCCAACATCCGGATCCTGGATCCGATGGTGCTGTCGAAGGCCTTCGAGCAGCGGCAGCAGCTGAAGAACTTCTACGGATTCCCGAACCAGCTGGCGCTGGACCGGTACACGGTGACCGAGAAGGTCGACGGCAGCGATCAGACGGTGCAGCGTCAGCGCGACTTCGTGGTGGCGGCCCGTGAGCTGGACCCGTCGAAGTACGACGACAACCAGAACAACTGGATCAACAAGCACACCGTGTACACGCACGGCAACGGCTTCATCGCCGCGCAGGCCAACAAGGTCGACGAGGCCAGCGGCAACGACTCGCGCTCCGACAAGGGCGGTCAGCCGGTATTCCTGGTGTCGGACTCCACGACGATCGGCACCGACGGCTACAAGTCCTCGCCGATTCAGGTCAAGCAGCCGCGGATCTACTTCGGTGAGCTGATCGCGAAGGTGGATCCCGACTACTCGATCGTCGGCTCGCTCGACGGCTCGGACCGCGAGTACGACGGCGACGACAAGACCTACACCTACACCGCCAAGAGCGGTGTTCCGCTCAGCAACATGGGTACCCGCCTGCTGTACGCGCTGAAGTACGGCGAGCGGAACTTCCTGCTGTCGGACCAGATCAACGACAACTCGCGGCTGCTCTACAACCGCGATCCGCGGGACCGCGTCAAGAAGGTCGCTCCGTGGCTGACGGTCGACTCGAAGACCTACCCGGCCGTGATGGCCGACGGTTCCATCAAGTGGATCGTCGACGGCTACACCACGCTGAAGAATTACCCGTACGCGCAGCGCATGTCGCTGGCCGACGCGACCGCGGACTCCCGGGAGACGACGGCGGGTCAGACCGGTCGGACGCAGGAGGACAAGGAGGTCTCCTACGCGCGCAACTCGGTGAAGGCGACCGTCGACGCGTACACCGGTGAGGTCACCCTGTACCAGTTCGACACCAGCGACCCGGTCCTCAAGACGTGGATGAAGGTGTTCCCCGGAACAGTGGAGCCGCGGTCGGAGCTCGACAAGAAGCCCGATCTGCTGGCCCACGTCCGCTACCCGGAGGACCTGTTCAAGCTGCAGCGCGCGCTGCTGACGAAGTACCATGTCTCGGACGCGGCGACCTTCTACCGGTCGAACAACTTCTGGACGGTGCCGAACGATCCGACCACCGACGAGAACCGGCTGCAGCAGCCGCCGTACTACTTCACCGCGGCGCGGCCGTTCGACTCCGGCTCTCAGTATCAGCTGACCAGTGTCGTCACCGCGCTGAACCGGCCGAACCTGGCGGCGTACATGACGGTGGGTTCGGATCCGGACGGCTACGGCAAGATCAGCGTCAAGGTGCTGCCGACCGCCAGGCAGGCCATGGGTCCGCAGCAGGCGTGGGAGAACATGACCTCCAACGGCACGGTCGCGAGTGACCGCAAGCTGGTGGAGGACACCACCAAGGTCACCTACGGCAACCTGCTGGCATTGAACGTCGGCGGAAACGGGCTGCTCTACGTGCAGCCGATGTACACCGAGGCCAAGGCGGGCAACTCGTCCATTCCGAAGCTGTACCGCGTGCTGACGTACTACAACGCGGCGTCGGGTGCGGATGCGGCCAACGTCGGTTACGCGCCGACCGTCGCCGAGGCGCTCGCCCAGGTCGGCATCTCGCCGACCGCCGCGACGGCACCGGAGAAGGACGGTGGCACTCCGTCCACGCCGGGCACGCCGGAGCAGCCGAAGCCGCCGGTGGAGAAGCCGGAGAAGCCGTCGACCGGTGACAACGCCGCTCGCGACGCTGCGGTCAAGGAGATCGGCGCGGCCCTGGAGAACGTCCGCAAGGCGCAGTCCAGCGGCGACTTCAAGGCCTACGGCGAAGCACTGGACCAGCTCGACAAGGCAGTGAAGAAGTACGAGTCGACGGGCGGCTGA
- a CDS encoding MCE family protein, translated as MPPLSRMVKIQLVVVVVLGLLSAMYAGVRYARMDQALGVSGYRVVVHMRDTGGIFTGAQVTYRGVAAGRVSDMRLVPGGVDVELTMEDGRAAIPDSAVAVIANRSAIGEQFVDLRPKSGDGPFLRDGSEISAVELPPAIQDVVAATIDLTRTVPVDSLRTVVGELGRAFNGKGDDLAGLVDSLDELSDKGLRSLDDTIGLITDAHVVLDTQAEQSDAILDWSRSLDAVAAQLAASDPSIRRILTDGPRAASALSAFLNDNGADATTLIGQLGKTVHVAEPAAYATGMTFALLSMLSASSHTNTSSDGTIRFGVVLETGNPPSCTRGYESTQAMIAAIKRKNPDFDINNDEFPFNTKARCDVPVGNPTDVRGAARAPLGNPTVAQPWDGTPKKDADRLNLNPLAAQLATLMGVRPR; from the coding sequence ATGCCACCGCTCAGTCGAATGGTGAAGATCCAACTGGTCGTCGTGGTCGTCCTCGGCCTGCTGTCGGCGATGTATGCGGGTGTCCGCTATGCGCGGATGGATCAGGCGCTCGGCGTCTCCGGCTACCGCGTCGTCGTGCACATGCGAGACACCGGAGGCATCTTCACCGGCGCGCAGGTGACCTACCGCGGTGTGGCGGCCGGCCGAGTCAGCGACATGCGACTGGTGCCGGGCGGCGTCGACGTCGAACTCACCATGGAGGACGGTCGCGCCGCGATCCCGGACTCGGCGGTCGCGGTGATCGCCAACCGATCGGCGATCGGCGAGCAGTTCGTCGACCTCCGGCCGAAGTCCGGCGACGGCCCCTTCCTGCGTGACGGTTCGGAGATCTCGGCGGTCGAACTGCCTCCCGCCATCCAGGACGTCGTCGCCGCGACCATCGACCTGACGAGAACGGTGCCCGTCGACTCACTGCGGACCGTGGTCGGCGAGCTGGGGCGGGCGTTCAACGGCAAGGGCGACGACCTCGCCGGTCTCGTCGACTCGCTCGATGAGCTGTCGGACAAGGGTTTGCGCAGCCTCGACGACACGATCGGCCTGATCACCGACGCACACGTCGTGCTCGACACCCAGGCGGAGCAGTCCGACGCGATCCTCGACTGGTCGCGGAGCCTCGACGCGGTGGCCGCGCAGCTCGCTGCCTCGGACCCGTCGATCCGCCGCATCCTGACCGACGGCCCCCGCGCCGCCTCCGCCCTGTCCGCGTTCCTGAACGACAACGGGGCCGACGCGACGACGCTCATCGGGCAGCTGGGGAAGACTGTCCACGTCGCAGAGCCCGCCGCATACGCGACCGGCATGACCTTCGCTCTGCTGTCCATGCTGTCGGCCAGCAGCCACACCAACACCTCGTCCGACGGCACCATCCGCTTCGGCGTCGTCCTCGAGACCGGGAACCCGCCCAGCTGCACCCGCGGCTACGAGTCGACGCAGGCGATGATCGCCGCCATCAAGCGCAAGAACCCGGACTTCGACATCAATAACGACGAATTCCCGTTCAACACGAAGGCTCGCTGCGACGTGCCGGTCGGCAACCCGACCGACGTCCGCGGTGCCGCTCGTGCCCCGCTCGGCAATCCCACCGTCGCCCAGCCGTGGGACGGCACGCCCAAGAAGGACGCCGACAGACTGAACCTGAACCCTCTCGCCGCTCAGCTGGCGACATTGATGGGCGTGCGGCCGCGATAG